From Panicum hallii strain FIL2 chromosome 2, PHallii_v3.1, whole genome shotgun sequence, a single genomic window includes:
- the LOC112881260 gene encoding putative FBD-associated F-box protein At5g56390 codes for MAAAGHDRISGLCDDLLVTILVGLHSAAEAARTSVLSRRWRRVWTKIPELIFLDDSSSPDAVDSALAAYSAPEMDRFAVGLTDMSRPVCAARAASWLRFAAARAPREVHVLLPCKEPPPLPEDDVEEELEVPILERTLWLNAKFVYCFRIRLPPAGAGAFAELRILSVTLCRVSGGDLSRVVSMQCPCLLALELAMLDVDGDVSIRSGTLERLALRAVGVGNRLYVAAPSLEWLQVHGCDYAEARIAAPMLTEVEWDDGYDPARHRFIGTGRCLDRLAVTQSSQMPPLLERFDAADELSLHLFIPPFPNAYPIFLENTRKLPKCKALTVGLKVVAHSIKSSLLHLLKQCGSITKLEIELIHHSAPKVSLCEYLRCPCVQQEMMKMTDNVALDLLEEVEFHFFTGSDEDVDLVKLLFMCKKTLKKMVINVADDVAISDEVHEKIKSFSHLSTTLEIGGPSSHKRDVCLCKEHDWY; via the exons ATGGCGGCTGCCGGCCATGACCGCATCAGCGGCCTCTGCGACGACCTCCTGGTCACAATCCTCGTCGGCCTGCACTCCGCAGCAGAAGCCGCGCGGACCAGCGTCCTGTCACGCCGATGGCGCCGCGTCTGGACCAAGATCCCGGAGCTCATCTTCCTCGACGATTCCTCCTCACCGGACGCCGTCGACTCCGCCCTCGCCGCGTACTCCGCACCCGAGATGGACAGGTTCGCCGTCGGCCTCACCGACATGTCGCGGCCCGtctgcgccgcccgcgccgcgtcGTGGCTGCGGTtcgccgcggcgcgcgcgccgAGAGAGGTCCACGTCTTGCTGCCCTGCAAGGAACCCCCGCCGCTGCCGGAGGAcgacgtggaggaggagctcgaGGTGCCGATCCTCGAGAGAACCCTTTGGCTCAACGCCAAGTTCGTGTACTGCTTCCGGATCCGGCTGCCACCCGCTGGCGCCGGCGCCTTCGCGGAGCTGCGCATCCTGAGCGTGACCCTGTGCCGTGTGAGCGGCGGCGATCTCAGCCGCGTCGTATCCATGCAATGCCCATGCCTGTTGGCGCTCGAGCTCGCGATGCTGGACGTCGACGGTGACGTCTCCATCCGCTCCGGCACGCTCGAGCGCCTCGCGCTGCGTGCCGTCGGGGTTGGGAACCGGCTCTACGTTGCCGCCCCGAGCCTGGAGTGGCTGCAAGTCCACGGATGCGATTACGCGGAAGCCCGCATCGCTGCCCCGATGCTGACGGAGGTGGAGTGGGATGACGGCTACGATCCGGCTCGGCACCGCTTCATCGGGACCGGTCGCTGTCTCGACAGGCTGGCGGTGACGCAGTCGTCTCAGATGCCGCCACTGCTGGAGAGGTTTGATGCTGCGGATGAACTGAGCCTCCATCTCTTCATTCCACCA TTCCCCAATGCTTACCCTATATTCTTGGAGAATACAAGGAAGCTTCCCAAGTGCAAGGCTCTTACAGTGGGGCTAAAAGTAGTTGCACATTCAATTAAGTCAAGCTTGCTTCATCTCCTCAAGCAATGCGGTAGCATTACTAAGTTGGAGATTGAGTTGATCCACCATAGTGCACCAAAA GTGTCTCTATGCGAATATTTACGTTGCCCTTGTGTTCAACAagagatgatgaagatgacagACAATGTCGCCCTAGATTTGCTTGAGGAGGTAGAATTCCATTTCTTTACAGGATCCGATGAAGATGTTGACTTGGTGAAGCTGTTGTTCATGTGCAAGAAGACACTTAAAAAGATGGTGATCAATGTGGCTGATGATGTAGCTATAAGCGATGAAGTACATGAGAAGATCAAGAGCTTCTCACACCTTAGCACCACACTTGAGATCGGTGGCCCTTCGTCACATAAGAGGGATGTCTGCCTGTGCAAAGAGCATGACTGGTATTAG